Below is a genomic region from Halictus rubicundus isolate RS-2024b chromosome 11, iyHalRubi1_principal, whole genome shotgun sequence.
TACAGGTTCAACAGAACCTACTCGTTCCATGAAACTATCGAAAGATAATTGCATAATCAGTTAATTATATACGCATGATAAAAGAATTAGTACAACAAATAAGTACTTTTAATTACATGCAAAACTTATGGCAGGCTAATATAAtactatattttatttctattaattGATTTATAAAGAAGCTGGCTTGTATCGTGAAATTTTAATTCTGTAGAGAATTGAAAACTTAATTTTCGTTTAATTTGATTAATCTTAAACTAAATAATTTATGACGGATTTATTATCGTCGTAAACGTctcaatttatattaattacttTACCTTGGAAGTTGTTAGATCTTTTGATATATGAATTGTATTTGATATCGACCATATTAAGTTCATGTTAACATTAGATACATCTTTGTGCAATGAGTTACGTTTCATAGTAACtgttaaaaagatttaataATAAGAGAAATTCGTTACTAAATGATATTTTTTTATAGTAATCGAATTAGTTTCTTTTAACGGATATATATATACGGAATCTGTGCATCTAAAAGTTTAGTGGATAAATATGACAGATATTAAGAGTTTATCTAATCTATCTTAATGTTTATCGcatatatagtttataataAGGATTATTAAAGTTTATACATTCGACATGAACATCATCGTTACACTTTTGTTTTTACTTTAAATTTGTGATTGCGAGAATCAAGGTGAATTGTTCATTCACTTGAAATGTTCAGGCTGGTTCAGGTCTTCCATTGTGCATTTTTTTAATGGTGCCATTAGCCGGATAATTTTGATTTCCGGTTAGGGAATATAATAAACGCATTATAGAttataagaaatattttttcattgcgGTGACTGAAAACTGTGTTAACATAAACAATTAAGGAAACATCAATGTGAGCTATGTTATGGAAtaagcaaaataaataaatttataactaaTGCATTATAATActatttatttctcatttccCAGTGAAGATTTTTAAATTCCATATACGGCGCCAGTATGATTCAAATTGAGGAATTAATATCCatctatttctttttataacaaAGTATATCTTCCTCTCTTTATATGGAAATTATTTACAACTAAACAGTGGAAATTCGTACACAGCGTGCAacaatcttgacaaattgatgACTTTCTGTAATGAAGTAAACTATATGTACATGAGCGGTACGAGTTTCCATTCGTTCTGCGCATGTTCGTTCTGATTAGTTGTACCCACACTTTTCCATCCTGCCGGAAGCGCTACGCATGCGCATAGCATAACGGCATCTGTCGTCGAGACGAACGATTCAAAAATTCAATGCGCTCATAACCTTATAACCGGTGAGCAGTTAACATTGGACATGTGTGAAATTTTGTCTCAAATAAAGAAACtctgtattaaaaaattgtttacacattTCCGTGTATAAGAAATAAATGCTTACACTCGCACGCAGTCATCGGTTCGATTCATTAGTAAAAATGGATCAACAGCAGCCGGGCCCTTCTAACGCAACTCACGTGAAGAAAAATCCCTCCGGAAAGGTAAGCTCTCATCTTACAAATAGAAGTATCCTGTCAATCTTATTAAATATATCTCTTCCCTTTAGTTCGTTCGATCCGAACAGAAAAAGATCGTAATAAACTTCTACAAAGAGTTGAAAAGAGAACAACCGGAGATGAAGTACAAAGAGATGATAAAGCGGCTATCGAAGGAGACCGGCATAGGTCAGTTGACGATATCGAAGACTATATCGGAATACAGGGAGACGGCCACAGTGACGTCTCCGAACACGAAAAGACCACGCCTAAAAATTGAGGAGAAGGTGTTGGAGGAAGAGAAACACTTAATTCGGAGGAAGGTTTACGAGTTTTGGCTCCATAGAGAGATCCCAAACATGAAGAAGATGTTACAGGTGGTTAATGAGGACCCGCTGTTGCCAAACTTCAGCGAGTCCACGCTGTACCGGTTACTGAAGAGCATGCAGTTCAAATGCTTTGTGCGTGCACGGTACAGCGCGCTGATGGACAAAGGTTCCAACGTTCTTTGGCGGAACAAGTATATAATTACAGTGCAACAGTATCGCAGCGAGGGAAGGGAGATTTATTATTTGGGCGAGACCTGGGTGACCGCAGACAACTGTAGAAGAAGGGTTTGGGTCGACCAATCGGTTACCAGTAGGGAAGCAGAACAAAGAGGCCTGTTGGGTAATCTTGAGTCAACAGGTAAAGGGAAGGGGATCATACTGGCTCACATAGGGTCTGTCGAGGGATTTGTTCCTGGCAGCTTGCTTCTCTtcaaaacgaaaaaagaaaagggcGATTGTCACGATGAGATGAACTGGGATTCGTTCTTTACTTGGTTCCGGAACATGCTACCCAAACTGAAGCAAAATTCGGTGATCGTCATGGACAATGCTCCCTGTCATTCAAAGAAGTTAATTAAGTACCCGACAATGACATGGAGGAAAAATAAAGTTATTGCCTGGCTGGTGGCTAAGGGGGAACAAGTTCCACCCGACGTCGTTAAAGCCCAGCTCCTGGAGCTTGTACAgaagtataaaataaagaacAATTTTCTGGTTGATCATTATGCTAAGCAGCAAAATCATACTGTTCTGAGACTCCCTCCGTATCATTATGAGCTCAACCCCATTGTATCGGCATGGGCAATGGTAAAGAGATATGTTGAAGCTGGAAATACGTCGTACAAATTAGAGAATGTAAAGAAGTTAATTGAAGATGCGGTGGAACATGTAACCGTCGAATCGTggcaaaattttattcgtcataCGATTGAAGAAGAAAATAAACTGCTGCAGATGGATCACATAACTGATGATCTGATGGACGAGCTGACGGACACGTCGGACTGGAGTATTGAAGATGAGGAAGAATCCGAGAACGAGACTGAGAACGACGAAGATGACCATTTTTGtggtattttatttcattttttgatGTCCTCAAATGATTGTGTGAGTATGGTACATTTTCAATCCGGAAACTTAGTTTTTAATTTTGTGTTTGTTAGGTGACCCTCCAAGATGAAAAGGGGACAGCAATTTGCTATGCAAGAGGTATAATGTAAGTTGCTAAATATTTTCAGCTGGTTCTATAAATAGTGTACATTTCTAAttgtacataaaaataaaattctcataTCGTTgtgaacacagagaaggacagcaaTTGAGAAGGAAAGAGGGACTGAAATTTATTAGGACAATGTAGCCTTTGTTTAATTACTGGTTCAGAGCATGGTGTATTATAACTTCATTTTAACTGGCATAGTTATAGGTAAATTAAACCAAAGGAACAGTGATGTGACCGCTAAATAAAATAGTAGAAATGTCTTCGCCTTGTGCATTTTGAGATTTGTGGAGGATAGCGTAAAAGAATGGTCGATCGATTTGTACTACTGGAATAGGTCGTGGATCATAGTACTCAATTATTAGATGCATGACTGTTGCTGAAACAAAGTAAACGTACAGTTGTACATTAGCAAAATCTATTTTCCTGAAGTGCTTcaatacagtattctctccgtaactgtgaaAACTTCTGGTCTGTAGAGTCACACTTATAGAAGAGGTACAGAGAATACTGTGTAGAACAAAGTCATTCCCTCACTCCATCTCTCGGAAGCATTCCCATGATTAGTAGCTATGATgccgagaatagttgtttttagTGTCATGCAGATATTGAAGACATTATGCAGGCTGAGACACTACTATGCCATCTATCCTCAATTTCCTTTAACACTGCTACTTTATTGCAGGATGGCTCTAAAGTCACTAGACCATTTAAAATTGTTGATAAAAGAATAAATGTGATTTTTTAAGAGATAAAAGGGCTATCCCACTTAAAAATTGTCTAGTGACTTTTGGGCCATGTTTATTATCATTCACATCGCTAATTTTACAATTACATCTACAACTGTTTATTAGTACCTTGTTTAGAGAGCATGAAATATTGTAACTTCATTTGTATAGGTAAATTAAGCTGAAGGATCAGAAGTGCGTCCGCTAAATAAAGTCGTACAAATGCCACTGCCTTTTGCTTTTTGAGACTTGTGAAGGATAGCATAAAAGAATGGCCGATTGATTTTTACTACACGAATTCGAGGTGGAATATAGAGTGATGACCTCATGAGTTCAAACTTTAGAGTTGAAACAAATTAAACATGGATGTATTTGTTCattggaaaaatttattttcctgaaaTGCGTCAGTAATGTATTCATTTGAAGGACTTTTACTGAAGACGCTAGAAATATTTCATGCAAGTAAGTGGATAAAATTgcagttaaaaatattgtttagttAGTTTGTGAAGAAAGATTTAGCCAAAGACTCCCTCGATGAATTGAGAATGATCGATTTGAAACGttgttaataatgtaaaaacgcTAACTGTGATTTTAAAAATGTGATAAATTGTTAGATAGCCGTCCGATAACGAGTGTTAAAATTTATGTgagttctttcttttttattctcttTGTGGTGgtcttttttattataataatatacatgAGTACTTTTATACATACGTGCAATGTAACAACAATTAAAAGATAAGACAAGTTTTATTTTTATAGAATGGTCGATTGATGTGGAACTTAGTTTTTAACTTTGTGTTTGTTAGGTGACCCTCCGAGATGAAAAGGGAACAGCAATCTGCTATGCAAGTGGTATAATGTAAGTTGCTAAATATTTTCAGCTGGTTCTATAGTCTACATTTCTAAttgtacataaaaataaaattctttattAAAATTAAGCTAAAGGAACAGTGATGTGACCGCTAAATAAAATAGTAGAAATGCCTTCGCCTTGTGCATTTTGAGATTTGTGGAGGATAGCGTAGAAGAATGGTCGATCGATTCGTACTACTGGAATAGGTGGTGGACGATAGTAAAAACTCGTTACAACCGCTGTAAGTACTGCTGAAACAAAGTAAACATACAGTTGTGCATTAGCAAAATCTATTTTCCTGAAGTGCTTcaatacagtattctctccgtaactgtgaaAACTTCTGGTCTGTAGAGTCACACTTGTGGAAGAGGTACAGACAATACAGTATAGAACAAAGTCATTCCCTCACCTCATCTCTCGGAAACATCCCCATGATTAGTAGCTATGATGctgagaatagttgtttttagTGTCATGCAGATATTGAAGACATTATGCAGGTTGAGACACTACTATGCCATCGATCCTCAATTTCCTTTAACACTGCTACTTTATTGCAGGATGGCTCTAAAGTAACTGGACCATTTAAAATTgttgataaaagaaaaaatgtgaTTTTTTAAGAGATAAAAGGGCTATCCCATTTTAAAATCGTCTAGTGACTCTTGGGCCATGTTTATTTTCATTCGCATCGCTAATTTTACAATTACATCTACAACTGTTTATTGGTACCTTGTTTAGAGAGCATGAAATATTGTAACTTCTTTTGTATAGGTAAATTAAGCTGAAGGATCAGAAATACGTCCGCTAAATAAAGTCGTAGAAATGCCATTGTGTTTTGCTTTTTGAGACTTGTGGAGGATAGCATAAATGAATGGCCGATCGATTACCAATGGAATACGAGGTAGTCTAATTACGCCGGAACGTATACCCGTTACAGCTGAAACAAATTAAACatggtttttttttgttcactGGAAAAATCTATTTTCCTGAAATGAGTCAGTAATGTATTCATTTGAAGGACTTTTACTGACGATACTAGAAATATTTCATGCAAGTAAATGGATAAAATTGCAGCTAAACATGTTGTTTAGTTAATTTGTGAAGAAAGATTTCGCCAAAGACTCCCTCGATGATTTGAGAATGTTCGATTTGAAACGttgttaataatgtaaatacgCTAACTGtgattttaaaaatatgataaattgtTAGATAGCCGTCCGATAACGAGTGTTAAACTTTATGTgagttctttcttttttattgtctTTGTAGTGgtcttttttattataataatatacatgAGTACTTTCATACATACGTGCAATGTAACAACAATTAAAAGATAAGACAAGTTTTCTTTTTATAGAATGGTCGATTGATGTGGAACTTAGTTTTTAACTTTGTGTTTGTTAGGTGACCCTCCGAGATGAAAAGGGAACAGCAATCTGCTATGCAAGTGGTATAATGTAAGTTGCTAAATATTTTCAGCTGGTTCTATAAATAGTGTACATTTCTAAttgtacataaaaataaaattctcatatttaaattaaaataaatctaAATATGCTCGccaatttctaatttttgtgtTCCCAGGATATTACCTCTGAAGGACCAAAAAAGCCACTACAACAGAGGATTTGTTATGCAAGATCAACTTCGCCCACGTCATTGTATGTTTATTACATGTCTTCAACTGATCCTGCACGTGTAATACATTTCTAATTCTAAGATTTTTAACTTTGAATTTTTATATGCCCAAGAGATCTCCGAGGAATCGGGGAATCGCCATATTGTTATATCTCCCCTAAACTACTCTCTATCGCGTCATGATTACGCGACCATGATTACTCTGTTCCCGATAGCCCTGTTGTCCACACCCAATTTTGTAAGAAAGACTGCATTTTTCTAACGATAATATTATCAATTTCAGGTGAATCCAGCACTGAAGAGGAATCCGAAAAGTAGATTACTTGACCAAATAAGACTCGTGATCATTCCAGGTTCTGAGATAATAAATGCTGTAGGATCTGACAGTCCTCTTACTAGAAGGTATTCATTCAGCTTTTCCCACTCTATGGTCAAATCATTATGGATCAAAGTCATTTATTCACCACATCTCTCATAAACATCCGCACACAACTGGTAGCTATGATGCCGAGATTAGCACTGCTTATTGATACTGAAAGCATCAAGCAGGCTGGTACATTATCACAGTTCTAGAAAAGGTACTACATTCTTCGTCGTGTTgtgaacacagagaaggacagcaattgagaaagaaagagagactgAAATTTATTAGGGCAATGTAGCCTTTGTTTAATTACTGGTTCAGAGCATGGTGTATTATAACTTCATTTTAACTGGCATAACTATAGGTAAATTAAACCAAAGGCATAGTGATTTGACCGCTAAATAAAATAGTAGAAATGCCTTCGCCTTGTGCATTTTGAGATTTGTGGAGGATAGCGTAAAAGAATGGTCGATCGATTTGTACTACTGGAATAGGTGGTGGTCCATCGATCGAACTCGTTTCAATCTCAACAATTCCTGCTGAAACAAAGTAAACGTACAGTTGTGCATTAGCGCAATCTATTTTCCTGAAGTGCTTcaatacagtattctctccgtaactgtgaaAACTTCTGGTCTGTAGAGTCACACTTATAGAAGAGGTACAGAGAATACTGTGTAGAACAAAGTCATTCCCCCACCCCATCTCTCGGAAACATCCCCATGATTAGTAGCTATGATgccgagaatagttgtttttagTGTCATGCAGATATTGAAGACATTATGCAGGCTGAAACACTACTATGCCATCGATCCTCAATTTCCTTTAACACTGCTACTTTATTGCAGGATGGCTCTAAAGTCACTAGACCACTTAAAATTGTTGATAAAAGAATAAATGTGATTTTTTAAGAGATAAAAGGGCTATCCCATTTTAAAATCGTCTAGTGACTTTTGGGTCATGTTTATTCTCATTCGTATCGctaattttacaattaaatttaCAACTGTTTATTGGTACCTTGTTTAGAGAGCCTGAAATATTGTAACTTCTTTTGTATAGGTAAATTAAGCTGAAGGATCAGAAGTGCGTCCGCTAAATAAAGTCGTAGAAATGCCATTGCCTTTTGCTTTTTGAGACTTGTGAAGGATAGCATAAAAGAATGGCCGATCGATTTTTACTACTGGAATAGGAGGTGGTCTATATGATAAGCTGTAGGGTACAAACTTTAGAGCTGAAACAAATTAAACATGGATGTATTTGTTCattggaaaaatttattttcctgaaaTGCGTCAGTAATGTATTCATTTGAAGGACTTTTGTTGAAGACACTAGAAATATTTCATGCAAGTAAGTGGATAAAATTgcagttaaaaatattgtttagttAGTTTGTGAAGAAAGATTTCGCCAAAGACTCTCTCGATGATTTGAGAATGATCGATTTGAAACGttgttaataatgtaaaaacgtTAACTGtgattttaaaaatatgataaattgtTAGATAGCCGTCCGATAACGAGTGTTAAACTTTATGTgagttctttcttttttattgtctTTGTAGTGgtgttttttattataataatatacatgAGTACttttatacatatgtacaatgtAACACCGATTAAAAGATAAGacaagttttatttttaattcaatgcTCTCTATGTATAAAAATACATGATTGTATGTATTGTTAGTTGTGAAACATATATATTACTCCGTTTAAACTTTTGGTTCGGTTACATGACCGCTGAACAGTGATACAATGGAACTCTCTCTCCTATAGTTGTCACTTTTTTTGTGTATGATGGTATAATAGAATGGACGATTAACGTTGATTTCCACGGGGTACACCAATGACATTTTCACTGCAATGAAACCTgaaacatattatttaaaaatcatcTTTCCATGCAATGATATGTGGTGAACCTTTTGTGAAGTTGAAAAAggtttattcatttattgtgaCTTATTTGTAATtgttagactgcagatcttccTTGTACGTAATGCATaaattttatatgaaaaatatCAAAGAAGTAAAAATTGTAATCCAGTTCAATCTCGTTTTCCATTATTCACATTTATGTTATATGTGATAACATAATACACTGTGCAACAAATTGTATTTTCAGTTATTTAGTCAAAATCATTCGTACAGCTCTTAACAATTTAGATAGATATAAAGtttcgaattaatttttttgctgTAGATAACCTATAGAATACAGTATGACGTAGAAACAGTTAGATACATCTACTGCATAATAATTGTTTATTTCATTGTTGCatataatagtaaaaatatagTTGTTCGTTTTTCTTGATCAGAATCTTTGGCCAATGTAGACTAGACTCGACGGTAATactaaaatttctatttcaaagCGCAGAAGATTGTtataattctgaaaaaatcggtTCGAGAATATGACCAGTAAAGAGCTGTATAACTTTGCTATCTTTGGTTCCCGGATTCTGAATTTTGCTGACGATACTATAGAAAAATGAACGGTCAACCCGTAGCTGCTCTCCGAATGCCAAACAGCGCTGTACAATTTCCACTCCTGGAAAAAGATTGATCATGCTAATTTCTTCGGTGGATCTTTCAAAACGCGGTCACTCATTTATCGTGTTAACTTGCAAGGATCAGTGCAGCAACGATATTAGCATGCATCAATGCGcacaaagaaataaaaaattaaaaatcaatgTATTCTATATGTAATTACAAAATGTAACAAAAAGTCCGTAAATtgcttttttaaagaaattgtaccaaattatgaaaattataaCGAACGTACATGTTGAAACTTTGAGAAACTTGGCGAATtaacaagagagagagattttTTAATGTATTACTTAAACAAATAGAGATATGTAAAATAGGCTTGTGGGACTGGATtccttatttaaaaatacacaaTTTTGCCTTGCGAACCATCTTTCTACCTCTTATAGTTTCTATGATATTTGACCAAATATTGTTTGTTAacgatttttaataataaaaatgtgtgtctaatatttttgcaagaaCGTTTCAGATACCATACTGGACATATGCTACAATATTccatattaaaaataatttaaaatgagTGTTAACGTATTCCGATGTTTAAATAGTAAATTAATTATTGTATAGAGGTAAAatataagtataattagtaGGTTAATTTCTGTCATTGACAGTGAATGATACATTTATTCAAGAACTCAAAAATGTATTCCAAGAGAAAAAAAACATAAATTTCATTGTCTGAATTGTTTCAATTAAAGTCTGATATTACACCAGTGAAAAGTACGGTTGACTTGTTGTGTTTAATTGCAAAATGGAATGGTCTGTCGACCCTGAACGTTCTGGTAATTTTCGGGGGAGCTGGTAAAATATCCAGATGAAAgcctagaaataaatatttaatatgatCATCAATGAAGTGAATTTTTATACAAGCTATCagtcaaattattttttaaatgattgtACTGTTTACATAACATATACAAATTTATAGCACgatcatttttaaattaaagtgcAACAACTCCAACACAATATTAAATCAACTTGTTTCGCTGTACATACAAAAGcgttttttattatgtttttatatgttttatatGATACACACAGCCTCTTATTTAGAAAGTATGAAACCTTAGTTTTGCAAAGTTTACGAATGATTtttactaataaaattatttagaaaataccGTGTTTTCGTTTTAAAAATGCAGAGTGTATataattatacaaatttatCACTAGCAGCAGTAATCTTTGAATCATTTGATCCATACAATTATTCAGTTGTATAAAATTTAGAATAACAAGGTATAACAAAGTCGAAGAGTGTAATGGAGATATTAAGAGACAAAGTACTTTCACAAATACTTAATTCGGTAAATAGACAATAAACTTGTTACAAGAAAATAGAGAAGAGACAGACAGCACGAAGCTTGCGTTAAGAAATGAAAAACAACGACGACAAACTCTGGAACATTGTGAATTAGAAGACAAACTTAATAGATCATTTATACTCGATGATCTTCGAGCAGCAATGAAGTAGACGTATAACGATGTTCATACACATTTTCATAGTTTTATAATGAAATATGAATTAGTACAACGAAGTAATAAAATTATACTTTGCCCACTGTTCACTGTACTCATTTCTTTTATTCCATTGAAAAGAAAATaccaaattttgaaataaaaacaacTTTCCC
It encodes:
- the LOC143359248 gene encoding uncharacterized protein LOC143359248 isoform X2 — its product is MLTLARSHRFDSLVKMDQQQPGPSNATHVKKNPSGKFVRSEQKKIVINFYKELKREQPEMKYKEMIKRLSKETGIGQLTISKTISEYRETATVTSPNTKRPRLKIEEKVLEEEKHLIRRKVYEFWLHREIPNMKKMLQVVNEDPLLPNFSESTLYRLLKSMQFKCFVRARYSALMDKGSNVLWRNKYIITVQQYRSEGREIYYLGETWVTADNCRRRVWVDQSVTSREAEQRGLLGNLESTGKGKGIILAHIGSVEGFVPGSLLLFKTKKEKGDCHDEMNWDSFFTWFRNMLPKLKQNSVIVMDNAPCHSKKLIKYPTMTWRKNKVIAWLVAKGEQVPPDVVKAQLLELVQKYKIKNNFLVDHYAKQQNHTVLRLPPYHYELNPIVSAWAMVKRYVEAGNTSYKLENVKKLIEDAVEHVTVESWQNFIRHTIEEENKLLQMDHITDDLMDELTDTSDWSIEDEEESENETENDEDDHFCGKLS
- the LOC143359248 gene encoding uncharacterized protein LOC143359248 isoform X1; translation: MLTLARSHRFDSLVKMDQQQPGPSNATHVKKNPSGKFVRSEQKKIVINFYKELKREQPEMKYKEMIKRLSKETGIGQLTISKTISEYRETATVTSPNTKRPRLKIEEKVLEEEKHLIRRKVYEFWLHREIPNMKKMLQVVNEDPLLPNFSESTLYRLLKSMQFKCFVRARYSALMDKGSNVLWRNKYIITVQQYRSEGREIYYLGETWVTADNCRRRVWVDQSVTSREAEQRGLLGNLESTGKGKGIILAHIGSVEGFVPGSLLLFKTKKEKGDCHDEMNWDSFFTWFRNMLPKLKQNSVIVMDNAPCHSKKLIKYPTMTWRKNKVIAWLVAKGEQVPPDVVKAQLLELVQKYKIKNNFLVDHYAKQQNHTVLRLPPYHYELNPIVSAWAMVKRYVEAGNTSYKLENVKKLIEDAVEHVTVESWQNFIRHTIEEENKLLQMDHITDDLMDELTDTSDWSIEDEEESENETENDEDDHFCGILFHFLMSSNDCVN
- the LOC143359257 gene encoding uncharacterized protein LOC143359257; its protein translation is MLSFTSLKKQKAVAFVRLYLADALLILQLNLPIQMKLQYFMLSKQATVMHLIIEYYDPRPIPVVQIDRPFFYAILHKSQNAQGEDISTILFSGHITVPLV